In Solibacillus isronensis, the following are encoded in one genomic region:
- the yhaM gene encoding 3'-5' exoribonuclease YhaM, which translates to MNGITKLQPGEQVDQYLLIKEAKKGVTTVGKPFMSLILQDRSGDIEAKLWDTNEEHENLYRAQVIVKVGGEIHDYRGKNQLRVKQIRPARDEEGVQISDLLPTSAVPKEQLFEELTQYFFQIQNPNISRITRNLTKKYQDQILIYPAATKNHHDYASGLLDHVVSMLKLSEAICNLYPTLNRDLLYAGVILHDIGKVIELSGPVGTMYTVEGNLLGHISIMVNEIGQAANELKIEGEEVMLLQHLVLSHHGKEEWGSPKKPMIQEAEILHYIDNIDAKMNMLTRALDKTKPGEFTERLFPLDNRSFYKPMI; encoded by the coding sequence GTGAATGGAATTACAAAACTCCAACCTGGTGAACAAGTGGACCAATATTTATTGATAAAAGAAGCAAAAAAAGGCGTAACGACTGTCGGTAAGCCTTTTATGTCACTAATTTTACAGGATCGTAGCGGCGATATTGAAGCGAAGCTATGGGATACAAACGAGGAACATGAAAATCTATACCGTGCACAGGTTATTGTGAAAGTTGGGGGAGAGATTCACGACTATCGTGGAAAAAACCAACTGCGTGTGAAACAAATCCGACCTGCACGTGATGAGGAAGGCGTTCAAATCAGCGATCTTTTGCCAACGTCTGCGGTGCCAAAGGAACAATTATTTGAAGAGCTGACACAGTACTTCTTTCAAATTCAAAATCCGAATATCTCGCGTATTACACGCAATCTTACAAAAAAATATCAAGATCAAATACTGATTTACCCTGCAGCAACTAAAAATCACCATGACTATGCGTCAGGCTTACTTGACCATGTTGTATCGATGCTTAAATTAAGTGAGGCGATTTGTAATCTATATCCAACGCTGAACCGTGATTTATTATATGCAGGGGTTATTTTACATGATATCGGTAAGGTCATTGAGCTGAGCGGTCCGGTAGGTACTATGTATACGGTGGAAGGCAACTTGCTTGGTCATATTTCGATTATGGTCAATGAAATTGGTCAAGCTGCCAATGAGCTGAAAATCGAAGGTGAAGAAGTGATGCTGCTTCAACATTTAGTGTTGTCACATCACGGAAAAGAAGAGTGGGGCAGCCCGAAAAAGCCTATGATTCAGGAAGCGGAAATTCTGCACTATATTGATAATATCGATGCGAAGATGAATATGCTGACACGTGCCCTTGATAAAACGAAGCCGGGTGAATTTACAGAGCGTCTATTCCCATTAGATAACCGTTCATTCTACAAACCGATGATTTAA
- a CDS encoding YhzD family protein, whose product MENYRFTAFEKTGETLFDEVWNFANDDAAKIEGQKQIEEKGIAEKTHRLVNSSGKLILFHV is encoded by the coding sequence ATGGAGAATTATCGTTTTACTGCATTTGAAAAAACTGGGGAAACATTATTTGATGAAGTGTGGAATTTCGCAAACGATGATGCTGCAAAAATCGAAGGTCAAAAGCAAATCGAAGAAAAAGGTATTGCTGAGAAAACACACCGATTAGTAAACTCATCAGGTAAATTAATTTTATTCCACGTTTAA